In Rhodoflexus caldus, the following proteins share a genomic window:
- a CDS encoding SPOR domain-containing protein yields MMKILPNGAKLALFFWLLQMAAFAQNKPDFIYSLERLSQEPIKITKRPVPDMPKMSGDTTFTIYKNSSVTLRHYFVDGEQYTPLFNPNPTGVYLNNQHFLFFCDVEKVFRQSVSNYLDIYEFTYLGRNYLSIITLREDCVGKACNFRCYNLYDITNPKAITQVSFSSIFSGSESYGDFNMDGQMDFVRLIPKLPENAPKTMKLTGDTYLITAYTVNGGRAAQLKNDQNMPNYIFAKGDVEGKQFRVLMHDWMLSLKDSTGSVAKPVSYFQPYVAFDPKDAQLYDVRGAKVEKNKWSLIVSQFRDLEGAQAFCEELMTRKFENIFILTDQYSRDISFLVMVGNYLTKEQAKADTDKLKGMGFNPKFKDLKSAY; encoded by the coding sequence ATGATGAAGATATTACCCAATGGTGCAAAGCTGGCGCTGTTTTTTTGGCTGTTGCAAATGGCAGCATTTGCTCAAAACAAACCCGATTTCATCTACTCGCTGGAACGGCTCAGCCAAGAACCCATTAAAATTACCAAGCGCCCCGTGCCGGATATGCCGAAAATGTCGGGTGATACAACTTTTACCATCTACAAAAATTCATCAGTTACACTGCGCCACTATTTTGTAGATGGCGAACAATACACTCCCCTCTTTAACCCCAACCCTACGGGAGTTTACCTGAACAATCAGCACTTCCTGTTTTTCTGTGATGTGGAAAAAGTATTCCGCCAAAGTGTCAGCAACTATCTGGATATTTACGAGTTCACCTACTTAGGACGCAACTATCTGAGTATCATCACCCTTCGTGAAGACTGCGTGGGGAAAGCCTGTAACTTCCGTTGCTACAATCTCTACGACATCACCAACCCCAAAGCCATTACGCAGGTTTCGTTTTCCAGCATATTCAGCGGCAGCGAAAGCTACGGCGACTTTAACATGGACGGGCAGATGGACTTTGTACGCCTGATTCCGAAACTCCCCGAAAATGCCCCAAAAACCATGAAACTGACGGGCGATACCTACCTGATTACTGCCTATACGGTCAATGGAGGCCGTGCTGCCCAGTTGAAAAACGACCAAAATATGCCCAACTATATTTTTGCCAAAGGCGATGTGGAAGGCAAGCAATTCCGCGTGTTGATGCACGACTGGATGCTTTCTTTGAAAGACAGCACAGGCTCGGTAGCCAAGCCGGTATCCTATTTTCAGCCCTATGTAGCTTTTGACCCCAAAGATGCGCAACTTTACGATGTGCGCGGTGCCAAAGTAGAAAAGAACAAGTGGTCGCTGATTGTCAGCCAGTTCCGCGATTTGGAAGGCGCACAGGCTTTTTGCGAAGAACTGATGACCCGCAAATTTGAGAACATCTTTATTCTTACCGACCAATACAGCCGCGACATATCGTTCTTGGTGATGGTTGGCAATTACCTAACCAAGGAGCAAGCCAAAGCCGATACGGACAAGCTGAAAGGGATGGGCTTCAACCCCAAATTCAAAGATTTGAAGAGTGCCTATTAG
- the folP gene encoding dihydropteroate synthase, producing METTKDMAFFPPQTLQINGRLLSLDKPRIMGILNITPDSFYGGSRFSATDEALRQAEQMLREGADFLDVGGYSTRPGAAEVPETEEISRVRPVVAALAKKFPQAIISVDTFRASVARVAVGEGANMINDVSGGQADAAMFAAVGELGVPYVLMHSRGNPQTMQQLTHYEDIFTELMYFFQERILQLQQSGCRDIIIDPGFGFAKTMEQNYALLKNLSVFRQLNKPLLVGISRKSMIWKKLGTLPEQALNGTTALHTIALLQGAQILRVHDVKPAAEIIRLLSDS from the coding sequence ATGGAAACAACGAAAGACATGGCTTTTTTTCCGCCGCAAACGCTGCAAATAAACGGCAGGTTGCTGTCGTTAGACAAGCCCCGCATCATGGGTATTTTAAACATCACGCCCGACTCCTTTTATGGCGGCAGCCGATTTTCTGCAACCGACGAGGCACTTCGGCAGGCAGAACAAATGCTCCGCGAAGGTGCTGATTTTCTGGATGTGGGCGGCTACTCTACCCGCCCCGGTGCGGCAGAAGTGCCCGAAACGGAAGAAATCAGCCGCGTTCGCCCCGTTGTGGCTGCACTGGCAAAAAAATTTCCGCAGGCAATCATTTCCGTTGATACCTTTCGCGCCTCTGTTGCACGGGTAGCCGTAGGCGAAGGGGCAAACATGATTAACGATGTTTCGGGCGGGCAGGCCGATGCCGCCATGTTTGCCGCTGTGGGAGAACTGGGCGTACCCTACGTGCTGATGCACTCGCGCGGCAACCCGCAAACCATGCAGCAACTGACTCATTATGAGGATATTTTTACGGAACTGATGTACTTTTTTCAGGAGCGAATCTTGCAATTGCAGCAATCGGGTTGCCGCGATATCATCATTGACCCGGGCTTTGGTTTTGCCAAAACAATGGAGCAAAACTATGCGCTGCTGAAAAATCTTTCGGTGTTTAGGCAGTTGAACAAACCGCTGCTGGTCGGTATTTCGCGCAAATCCATGATTTGGAAGAAATTAGGCACATTGCCCGAGCAAGCCCTAAACGGCACTACGGCACTCCACACAATAGCACTTTTGCAAGGCGCACAAATACTGCGCGTGCACGACGTAAAGCCTGCGGCCGAGATTATTCGTCTGCTAAGCGATTCATAA
- a CDS encoding DUF1599 domain-containing protein → MEIYTIKALFEQTVREYRAVIAACRELFANKTRDYGTSWRILRLPSLTDQIYIKAKRIRSIQEKGTQKINESISGEFVAIVNYGLIALMQSRYDAHTTLDLPLETALADYDRAVAETLDLLMAKNHDYGEAWREMRVSSITDIILMKLLRIKQIEDNQGKTLVSEGVEANYRDIVNYSVYALILIGFPENKS, encoded by the coding sequence GTGGAAATTTACACCATCAAAGCATTGTTTGAACAGACTGTCAGAGAATATCGTGCAGTAATAGCTGCCTGCCGCGAATTGTTTGCCAATAAAACACGCGACTATGGCACTTCTTGGCGTATTTTGCGCCTCCCTTCACTTACTGACCAGATTTACATCAAGGCCAAACGCATCCGTTCCATTCAGGAAAAAGGCACGCAAAAAATCAATGAAAGCATCAGCGGTGAATTTGTGGCAATAGTCAATTACGGGCTTATTGCACTTATGCAAAGCCGTTATGATGCGCATACAACGCTGGATTTGCCATTGGAAACGGCTCTTGCCGATTACGACCGCGCCGTTGCCGAAACGCTGGACTTGCTAATGGCAAAAAACCATGACTACGGCGAGGCATGGCGCGAGATGCGCGTGTCGAGCATAACGGATATCATTCTGATGAAGTTGCTCAGAATCAAGCAGATAGAAGACAATCAAGGCAAAACGCTTGTCTCCGAAGGGGTAGAAGCCAATTACAGAGATATTGTCAATTACTCGGTTTATGCCCTGATTCTGATAGGCTTTCCTGAAAATAAATCCTGA
- a CDS encoding BT_3928 family protein yields MHYVNLIVRWLVGGLFIFSGLIKINDPVGTAIKLEEYFEVFSTDFASFFHAFIPYALPLAVFLCVLEVALGIALLIGYKMRLTLLWLLGLIIFFTFLTFYSAYFNKVTDCGCFGDAIKLNPWQSFTKDVVLLVLIGWLAAQWKQWDNSATRLQTAIAITATFISFGIAYYAIAHLPFIDFRNYKVGNNIPALMKPQEPCRYVYIMEKDGKQVALTEYPTDPSYKLVQMVAENEATCKPKILDYNIWDDKGNDMTQSTFEGNKLIVVVRDVKKASMGAFPAINQLIAQSDKSVEAIALTSSAQADFEIFRHEVQLAIPYYFADGTVLKTIMRSDPGIFLMKNGTVVGKWHYNDVPDAATVQSLLK; encoded by the coding sequence ATGCACTACGTTAATTTGATTGTCCGTTGGCTGGTTGGTGGCCTGTTTATCTTTTCGGGGCTGATAAAAATTAACGACCCCGTAGGTACAGCGATTAAGTTGGAAGAATATTTTGAGGTTTTTTCAACAGATTTCGCATCGTTTTTTCACGCTTTTATCCCGTACGCACTGCCGTTGGCTGTATTTCTTTGCGTATTGGAAGTTGCTTTGGGTATTGCCTTGCTCATCGGCTATAAAATGCGCCTCACGCTGCTGTGGCTGTTGGGGTTGATTATATTCTTTACTTTCCTGACGTTTTATTCTGCCTATTTCAATAAAGTTACTGACTGCGGCTGTTTTGGCGATGCCATCAAGCTCAACCCTTGGCAATCCTTTACTAAGGATGTTGTGCTGTTGGTGTTGATTGGCTGGCTGGCCGCACAGTGGAAGCAATGGGACAATTCGGCTACCCGCTTGCAAACGGCAATAGCAATTACAGCCACATTTATTTCGTTCGGCATAGCCTATTATGCCATAGCGCACCTGCCTTTTATTGACTTCCGCAACTACAAGGTAGGCAATAACATCCCTGCGTTAATGAAGCCGCAAGAGCCTTGCCGCTATGTGTACATTATGGAAAAAGACGGAAAACAGGTTGCCCTGACCGAATATCCGACCGACCCTTCCTACAAATTGGTGCAGATGGTGGCCGAAAATGAAGCAACCTGCAAACCCAAAATTTTGGATTACAACATTTGGGACGACAAAGGCAATGACATGACGCAAAGTACTTTTGAGGGCAATAAACTGATTGTGGTAGTGCGCGACGTAAAAAAGGCTTCCATGGGCGCATTCCCTGCCATTAACCAACTGATTGCCCAATCAGATAAATCGGTTGAAGCCATTGCACTTACTTCGTCCGCACAGGCCGATTTTGAAATATTCCGGCATGAAGTACAATTGGCAATTCCTTATTATTTTGCGGATGGAACAGTACTGAAAACCATTATGCGCTCCGACCCGGGCATTTTTCTGATGAAAAACGGTACTGTTGTCGGTAAATGGCATTACAACGATGTGCCCGATGCGGCAACCGTTCAATCTTTGCTCAAATAG
- a CDS encoding ABC transporter permease: MLKYILWRFFSGFLVILGVIVIVFFIFHVLPGNPVDSLLGRDKSEETRQRIMREYRFDRPVHEQLILYLNDLSPVSVHWRVEHHRKKFDYIELMPIGEDKMLVAKLPYFGHSISRGRRVIDILLEDIEGTLWLASAAMLFASLVGIGMGMVGALNQGSRLDKIILSVSVLGISTPSFITAILVQLLFAYYWADWTGLELQGSLVIKTEYGREYHFKNLILPALTLGVRPMSIIMQLTRSSLIEVMSQDYIRTARAKGVPKHLIILKHALKNALNPVITAVTGWLASLMAGAFFVEFIFKYRGLGFDTMQAVSDKDFPIVMGSTIVVASFFVLVNIVVDVLYAYLDPRIKLK, translated from the coding sequence ATGCTGAAATACATTCTATGGCGGTTTTTCTCGGGCTTTCTGGTCATCCTTGGGGTGATTGTGATTGTTTTTTTCATTTTCCACGTATTGCCCGGAAACCCTGTAGACAGCCTTCTGGGGCGCGATAAGTCCGAAGAAACACGACAGCGCATCATGCGCGAGTACCGCTTTGACCGCCCTGTTCATGAGCAACTCATCCTGTACCTGAACGACCTTTCGCCTGTATCCGTTCATTGGCGCGTTGAACATCATCGCAAAAAGTTTGATTACATAGAACTCATGCCAATTGGCGAGGATAAAATGCTGGTTGCCAAACTGCCTTACTTTGGGCATTCCATCTCGCGGGGCAGGCGTGTGATAGATATTTTGCTGGAAGATATTGAGGGGACACTCTGGCTAGCATCTGCTGCTATGCTGTTTGCATCGCTGGTAGGTATTGGCATGGGTATGGTGGGAGCGCTTAACCAAGGCAGCAGGTTAGACAAAATTATTTTAAGTGTTTCTGTATTAGGCATTTCTACGCCTTCCTTTATTACGGCCATCCTTGTTCAGTTGCTGTTTGCTTATTATTGGGCAGACTGGACAGGGCTGGAACTGCAAGGCTCTCTCGTTATCAAAACTGAATACGGCCGCGAATATCATTTCAAAAATCTGATTTTGCCTGCTCTGACGCTGGGCGTGCGGCCCATGTCAATCATCATGCAACTGACGCGCAGTTCGTTAATTGAAGTCATGTCGCAGGATTATATCCGCACGGCGCGGGCCAAAGGCGTACCCAAACACCTGATTATTCTCAAACATGCACTCAAAAATGCGCTCAACCCCGTAATTACGGCAGTTACGGGCTGGCTGGCATCGCTGATGGCAGGGGCGTTCTTCGTTGAGTTCATATTCAAGTATCGGGGGCTTGGTTTTGATACCATGCAAGCCGTCAGCGATAAGGATTTTCCTATTGTGATGGGTTCTACAATCGTGGTTGCTTCTTTTTTCGTGCTGGTGAATATTGTGGTAGATGTTTTGTATGCCTATTTAGACCCTCGCATCAAGTTAAAGTAA
- a CDS encoding TlpA family protein disulfide reductase: MFFKYAITILGAFWLSACEPSETNANQAVSTSESEATASAALSDDIKFINPMNAEGKPKSFDELISEFKGKVVYVDFWASWCGPCRQQFPYSKELHQQLNGKDVVFLYISFDDSENAWRKAVEKFAMPGYHILPTDEQKQAFYNRFQVSGIPRYMLIDKTGKVADDNAKRPSSKEGLIKDIEKLLAKS, encoded by the coding sequence ATGTTTTTCAAGTATGCAATCACTATTTTAGGCGCATTTTGGCTGAGCGCCTGCGAACCTTCCGAAACCAATGCAAACCAAGCGGTTAGTACAAGTGAGTCGGAAGCAACTGCGTCCGCTGCGCTGTCCGATGATATCAAATTCATCAATCCGATGAATGCGGAGGGTAAACCCAAATCTTTTGATGAACTCATCAGCGAATTTAAGGGCAAGGTGGTTTATGTGGATTTTTGGGCTTCGTGGTGCGGTCCCTGCCGTCAGCAATTCCCATATTCCAAAGAATTACACCAACAGTTGAACGGCAAAGACGTAGTTTTTCTGTATATTTCTTTTGATGACAGTGAAAATGCTTGGCGCAAGGCAGTAGAAAAATTTGCCATGCCCGGCTATCACATCCTGCCAACCGACGAGCAAAAACAGGCATTCTATAATCGTTTTCAAGTGAGTGGTATTCCCCGCTACATGCTGATTGACAAAACGGGCAAAGTAGCCGATGACAACGCCAAACGCCCCAGCAGCAAAGAAGGCCTGATAAAGGATATTGAAAAATTACTTGCAAAAAGCTGA
- a CDS encoding TraB/GumN family protein yields the protein MRKLLVLLLFIVGQRVLWAQNPEHTLLWRISGNGLAKNSYLFGTIHAICSDDFFLPEAAEKALAESEQLALELDMDDPMMLLQVQQSMIMPNGGHLKKLLPETDYERLNRFFKDSVKMDLSLLGMMKPMALSALMYPRLMSCQTVSYEMKLMGMAKKQNKEVIGMETVADQLKVFDAIPLETQAKMLVEMLDSYGKQANEMQALIATYKKQDINALYENIKKSSFGAEQFEEVLLTNRNRAWIDKITRLSNEKAVFYAVGAGHLGGSSGVIALLRNKGFTVEPVK from the coding sequence ATGCGTAAATTACTCGTTCTGCTTTTATTCATTGTCGGGCAGCGCGTGTTATGGGCACAAAACCCTGAACACACGCTGCTCTGGCGTATTTCGGGGAATGGGTTAGCCAAAAACTCCTACCTTTTCGGTACCATTCACGCCATTTGCAGCGATGATTTTTTTCTGCCGGAAGCTGCTGAAAAAGCACTTGCGGAAAGCGAACAACTGGCGCTGGAATTAGACATGGACGACCCGATGATGCTTTTGCAGGTGCAGCAAAGCATGATTATGCCCAACGGCGGGCACCTGAAAAAATTACTGCCCGAAACCGACTACGAACGCCTCAACCGATTCTTCAAAGATTCGGTTAAAATGGATTTGAGCCTGTTGGGAATGATGAAGCCCATGGCACTTTCAGCCCTGATGTATCCCCGACTGATGAGTTGCCAGACTGTTTCCTACGAAATGAAACTGATGGGGATGGCAAAAAAGCAAAACAAAGAAGTCATCGGCATGGAAACCGTCGCCGACCAGTTGAAAGTATTTGATGCCATTCCATTGGAGACCCAAGCCAAAATGTTGGTGGAAATGCTGGATAGCTACGGGAAACAAGCAAACGAAATGCAGGCGTTAATAGCCACTTACAAAAAGCAGGATATTAACGCACTGTACGAAAACATTAAAAAGTCTTCGTTTGGTGCAGAGCAGTTTGAGGAAGTACTGCTTACCAATCGCAACCGCGCATGGATTGATAAAATCACCCGATTGAGCAACGAAAAGGCAGTCTTTTATGCCGTAGGTGCGGGGCACTTGGGGGGCAGCAGCGGCGTGATTGCACTGTTGCGCAACAAAGGCTTTACCGTAGAACCGGTTAAGTAA
- a CDS encoding ATP-binding cassette domain-containing protein — protein sequence MSVVVSALTKQYGSQLAVNEVSFTCGKGEIIGFLGPNGAGKSTTMKIITGYLPATSGKAEVCGFDVAQQAAEVKKRIGYLPEHNPLYLDMYVREHLEFAGKLYGLKGALLQSRVDEMIDRCGLEREQHKKTGALSKGYRQRVGLAQALIHNPPVLILDEPTTGLDPNQITEIRQLILSTAQDKTVILSTHIMQEVQAICHRAVIINLGKIVADSPVSELTANASLEDVFRRLTQV from the coding sequence ATGTCAGTAGTCGTTTCCGCACTTACGAAGCAATACGGAAGTCAGTTAGCTGTAAATGAAGTATCCTTTACGTGTGGCAAAGGAGAGATTATTGGCTTTCTGGGGCCGAATGGCGCAGGCAAGTCCACCACAATGAAAATCATTACGGGCTACCTCCCGGCAACATCGGGCAAGGCAGAAGTCTGTGGCTTTGATGTGGCGCAACAAGCGGCCGAAGTAAAAAAGCGCATCGGTTATTTGCCCGAACACAACCCACTCTATTTGGACATGTACGTGCGCGAACATCTTGAATTTGCCGGTAAATTATATGGACTAAAAGGTGCGCTTTTGCAAAGCCGTGTGGATGAAATGATTGACCGTTGCGGTTTGGAGCGGGAACAGCACAAAAAAACAGGCGCACTTTCAAAAGGTTACAGGCAGCGCGTAGGATTGGCTCAGGCACTGATTCACAATCCGCCTGTTCTGATTTTGGACGAACCCACAACAGGTTTAGACCCCAATCAAATTACCGAAATACGCCAACTGATTCTTTCTACGGCACAAGACAAAACGGTGATTCTATCCACCCACATCATGCAGGAAGTACAGGCCATTTGCCATCGGGCGGTCATCATCAACCTTGGTAAAATAGTTGCCGATTCGCCCGTTAGCGAACTGACTGCCAACGCCAGTTTAGAAGATGTTTTCCGCAGGCTTACGCAAGTTTGA
- a CDS encoding response regulator: MSHFQAQSASAERMNILIVEDDMINAFIFQKYLAADYNVYLADNIAKLSGILQQTPIDLILMDINLDTSDENGIELLQKLRSNYPTQQFKAIALTAFAEEEYEKICKEANFNAFCRKPLTKEKLLGVVKNTLKQP; encoded by the coding sequence ATGTCTCATTTTCAAGCGCAATCGGCCAGTGCCGAAAGGATGAATATCCTGATTGTGGAAGATGATATGATTAACGCTTTTATCTTCCAAAAGTACCTTGCTGCTGATTATAATGTTTATCTGGCCGATAATATTGCCAAGCTATCAGGTATTTTACAGCAAACCCCGATTGATTTGATATTAATGGATATTAATCTTGACACTTCGGACGAAAACGGGATTGAATTGCTTCAAAAGTTGCGCAGCAATTATCCTACACAACAATTTAAGGCCATTGCACTGACGGCTTTTGCAGAAGAGGAGTACGAAAAGATATGTAAAGAGGCCAATTTTAATGCGTTCTGTCGCAAACCTCTTACCAAAGAAAAGCTGCTTGGCGTAGTGAAAAATACGCTCAAGCAGCCTTAA
- the bcp gene encoding thioredoxin-dependent thiol peroxidase — translation MALAPGTQAPDFEAKNHAGETIRLSDFRGKKVVLYFYPKDDTPGCTAEACNLRDNYDRFLAAGYEVIGVSTDSEKSHTKFREKYSLPFPLIADTDKKIHELYETWVEKSMYGKTYMGTARITYVIDEQGVIIDTIEKVKTKEHASQILK, via the coding sequence ATGGCATTAGCACCCGGCACACAAGCCCCTGATTTTGAGGCGAAAAACCATGCAGGCGAAACTATTCGCCTTTCAGATTTCAGAGGCAAAAAGGTTGTTTTGTATTTCTACCCCAAAGACGATACCCCCGGCTGTACGGCAGAAGCCTGCAACCTGCGCGATAACTACGACCGATTTTTGGCGGCAGGTTACGAAGTCATCGGGGTTAGTACGGACAGCGAAAAATCGCACACCAAGTTCAGGGAAAAGTATAGCCTGCCTTTCCCACTCATTGCCGATACAGACAAAAAAATTCACGAACTGTACGAAACATGGGTAGAAAAAAGCATGTACGGCAAAACCTATATGGGCACAGCCCGCATAACCTATGTAATTGATGAACAGGGAGTTATCATTGATACGATTGAGAAGGTGAAAACCAAAGAGCACGCCTCCCAAATTCTCAAATAG
- the aceB gene encoding malate synthase A, with protein MEAIQTDSAIQFLAPLSPQQEEILSPAALEFLHYLHESFDARRQILLARRRERQQAFNAGELPDFLPETEHIRQADWQVAPIPPALQDRRVEITGPVDRKMVINALNSGAKVFMADFEDANGPTWDNCLEGQINLYDAVRRTIEFRSPDGKLYELQAQTAVLKVRPRGWHLTEKHLLINDEPISASLFDFGLYVFHNAHELLSQGRGPYFYLPKLESHQEARLWNDVFTAAENYLRIPRGSIKATVLIETITAAFEMDEIIYELREHMAGLNAGRWDYIFSFIKKFHQHAAFVLPDRSDVKMTVPFMRAYAELLVATCHKRGAHAIGGMAAFIPSKDEQVNAVAFANVQADKEREAQQGYDGTWVAHPGLVPVAKAVFDRFLGERPHQKHRLREDVAVTAEQLLNAQATPGQITRAGIITNIRVGILYTAYWLKGQGAVAINNLMEDAATAEISRAQLWQWLHHGITTAEGLRFDKSAYRTLRAQILEQLTQEYPETFADKLTTAAELLDHQVLSDEFEDFLTVRAYQLLA; from the coding sequence ATGGAAGCCATACAAACAGACAGTGCTATTCAATTTTTAGCGCCCCTCAGTCCTCAACAGGAGGAAATACTCAGCCCTGCGGCATTGGAATTTCTGCATTATCTGCATGAAAGTTTTGATGCCCGTCGGCAGATTTTGCTCGCCCGCCGTCGGGAGCGGCAGCAAGCATTTAACGCCGGTGAACTTCCCGACTTTCTGCCCGAAACCGAACACATTAGGCAGGCAGACTGGCAAGTAGCCCCCATTCCGCCTGCCTTGCAAGACCGCCGTGTGGAAATAACCGGCCCTGTGGACAGGAAAATGGTGATTAACGCGCTCAATTCGGGTGCAAAGGTTTTCATGGCCGACTTTGAAGATGCCAACGGCCCGACTTGGGACAACTGTTTGGAAGGGCAAATCAACCTGTACGATGCTGTACGAAGAACCATTGAGTTTCGTTCGCCCGATGGCAAATTGTACGAACTTCAGGCACAAACTGCCGTGCTGAAAGTACGTCCGCGGGGCTGGCATCTGACCGAAAAACATCTGCTCATCAACGACGAACCGATTTCGGCTTCACTTTTTGACTTCGGCTTGTACGTATTTCACAATGCGCATGAACTGCTTTCACAGGGCAGAGGCCCTTATTTCTATCTGCCCAAACTGGAAAGCCATCAGGAAGCCCGCCTGTGGAACGATGTATTCACGGCAGCGGAAAACTATCTCCGCATCCCTCGTGGCAGCATCAAAGCCACCGTGCTGATTGAAACCATTACGGCGGCTTTTGAAATGGATGAAATTATCTACGAGCTGCGCGAACATATGGCAGGTTTGAATGCCGGCCGCTGGGATTATATTTTCAGCTTTATTAAAAAATTTCATCAACATGCCGCTTTTGTGTTGCCCGACCGCTCCGATGTTAAAATGACCGTGCCTTTTATGCGTGCCTACGCCGAGCTGTTGGTTGCAACCTGCCACAAACGCGGTGCACATGCCATTGGCGGCATGGCGGCATTTATTCCCAGCAAAGATGAGCAAGTAAATGCCGTAGCATTTGCCAACGTCCAAGCCGATAAGGAACGCGAGGCACAGCAAGGCTATGACGGCACTTGGGTTGCGCACCCGGGGCTGGTGCCTGTTGCCAAAGCTGTATTTGACCGATTTTTGGGCGAACGACCGCACCAGAAACACCGCCTGCGCGAGGATGTGGCCGTTACGGCCGAACAACTGCTCAATGCCCAAGCAACGCCGGGGCAAATTACACGGGCAGGCATTATTACCAATATCCGCGTAGGGATTCTTTACACGGCCTACTGGCTCAAAGGACAGGGGGCAGTAGCCATCAACAACCTGATGGAGGATGCGGCAACTGCCGAAATTTCGCGGGCACAGTTGTGGCAATGGCTACACCACGGCATCACCACCGCCGAGGGGCTGCGGTTTGATAAATCTGCCTACCGCACGCTGCGCGCACAGATTCTGGAACAACTCACACAGGAGTATCCCGAAACTTTTGCCGACAAACTCACCACCGCCGCCGAACTCCTTGACCATCAGGTGCTTTCCGATGAGTTTGAGGATTTCCTGACGGTTCGGGCATATCAACTGCTGGCTTAA